The Anopheles moucheti chromosome 3, idAnoMoucSN_F20_07, whole genome shotgun sequence genome contains the following window.
GCGGCACATCAGCCGACATCGATAGCTGCACTTGGTTGCACAGCGGCGTTGCCTTGGTAAAAGAATTCAGATAGCGGCAAGCAAAGGTAAGTGTAACTGGTTCTTGCATTTCAATAATGACCGATTCTTCCTCCTTATCTACGGTAGAAGTTTGTGCTAGCTTGATGTTGGCCGATCCAGCATCGCCAGAAGCTGAGAATTTCACACCTGCGAAAAACAAGTAACTATTATAGTAACATGATATTACTTATTCAATTATGCTGGCGCTTACCTTCTTTGGTGCACGAAATGACGACGGACTCACCAAACTGGGACAAATCACGACAGATGCGTGCAAACTCCATGGCTGGCATTCGCACGACGCAAGCATAATCCGTTTCCGGAATGCCCAAATGCTCTTGGTCTAGGTTCATAAGTTTCATTTCATAATCAGACACTTTTTCTTGGTTCTGTGATTCGAACATGAAAGTAACAGTGTCAGCATTATCCTGCGCTTTCATAGTGAGTGTGTCATCATTGTTTGCACACTTCATGATCTTGGCCATGTTAGCCAAGTTCATTCCCATCGACAAGTTCCGGTCACACCGGTATTTGTCGAATCCGTCGGAGCGTAGCGATAGCGACACGAGAGAAACGTGGGAGTTATCCATCGCTTGCAACTGAATGCCGGAATCACTGCAATCGAATGTGGCTTCGTTCAGAAGATCCTTGATAGCGTCCAGGACCTTCTTCAGGACGTTGCTGGCATTTAGTCGTGCTTCAAACATGTTGATgctacagaaaaaaacccagcTTAATTGTAGTACTTTACAAACCAAAAACTTTAGCAACAAACGGGTAATTATTAAAGATACTCACTTGAATGGGTAGAAACAAAGCGAAATCGAAAAAACTCCCCACGTACGTGCGTGCGCGACCAAGATGTGAAGACAAATACGCGTAGAATCTTGTAATTTGGCGGCCAACGTAGATGCCCACAAAAAGGcgcgaaacaacaacagcaatgtGTCAAAACGAATGGCAGTTTTGACGTTTATATTAGCACAGTGGGCGCTGACTGTTTTGGAAATGACCATTTTTGGTTAATTtcggttaaaaataaatttgaaattagaatgccaataaaaataaactgtgTCAATGGCAATCAAAAAATATCATTTGAATGAACCCGCAGTAGCGGTTctaattcaaatttaaatttgtcTATAACATTTTACTTTCAGTAAAATTCTGAAAAATTTGTGTTACATTCATAATATACAGCTGTAACAACTATCAAAAACATATTGTTGTGGAAATTATGtaaagtacaggcagtccccgaattacgctattatagcggaccgctataatccgggaaaaatccgcgttactcgaatttccgcgaaaatcgaatcctggtgcaattttgtttatacttcaaagtcacagagtcttccttctctggacttaattttttcaccgaatcaggcgattttaagagagaatacattaaaataagttagaaagaaatgttttatgcgaCAAAacaaaggtattttcgaccaatttttcaccattttgcttaaattttgtgctataaactagctcatctgtcaaatttccaaaaaccgcgtatctccgaatccaagcataagaggaaccgcgtatctcggggactgcctgtacttccATAAAACAAAGTTCAAGTCAATCTGATTCCTTAAAGGAGAGAAATAAGCCATCGAAATCGGTTTGGCTATCCGTGTACCCGTTTGCTTGAGATAAGGTTAATCCTTTGAGCTCTCTGTGCTTTTTCCATATTTGCCTCATAAACTACAGATCGACGATGAGCATCATCCTGGCAAGGTCGACCATAAGTCCTACGGTATACGTCCTACTTTTTCAGGCATCAAGACAATagtagaaacaaaacgataattcgaatcaaacaaacgataaCAATCAAAGAGAAATTTGtttcaataattatttttagtcCGCAGTGTTCTGCCGATAATTAGAGAAGCCGACATTAGTTCATAAAAACACGTCACGTGTctgtctttcttttctttaccaCGGCCATGTATTATTGGGTAATGCCAAGACTTAATTTTATGATGTAGCTGGATCAGCCCTTTCTATGGGAACTTATTTTGGTGGGATTTAATACTGTTTCGTCGTGTGAAAGACCGCTGCCGCTAACACTTACTCATCCAGATTAACAATTGATGAAAAGTCTTAGGGGGtggcccggtggtgtattggtagcggcgtcgGTCTTCACGCGAACGGACcagaccaaaatcccatccgaacaaATATggggttgttgtgccgataaagaataAGAAGAACCTGTACCTATAAGACCTCATTCGATTTGATCAACAAGATTTGATTGCAGGAAGCCGGCATCGTTGATTTACTACAATTTATAATCAGGTTCTCTAGATGTTAGTTATGTTTCGATCAAATGATCTAGTCTGATATACGTAAGAGCCTGTTGTACATCAATTTGCACAAATGGATTGGAAACAATATTCGGTTGGTTTGCTAGCAAAATTGCGTCGATGTTATACTGTAATGTTGAAGTTCCTCCCCAAGTGAGGAAGGAATAAAAAGGAGGTTCGTCTTTGAACATCCTCCATGAAGGGAGACTTAGGTATCTTCACTTTCGACACCTCTTTAGGTCAAGCTATACTAGTTTACTAAAACAACTAACTAAACAACAACTAACTAAAATGCTAAAAGTAGTGTAATGTAGAACATGTTATGATAACACCATATACGTTTTACGAAGAATGTAGACAATTGATCTAGCACAATAACTATACATTACGTGCTCTGAAGTATCCAGTTTCATTCGAATGTCTTATTTGGGAACTCTTGAATTTGAAATGGGAAATTTGAATTCCTCAATTTAGGTAAACGAATGTACAAAACCATTGAAAGATTTCTAATGCGCATCAATTGCATTCTCGTACTCTGTATCGATGTCTTTGGAATCCTACATTTAGTCACTGATCGATAATGCTAATGTGGCTTATAACAACAGGCCAACTAAAAGCATCTTAGGcaatttactttaattttgCATGTAGCTGTTATATGTCCTATTATGTTTCGTAAATTTCAAAATTGTGTTGAAATTTTTTCTAGGTTCCAGGTGCATAGTGATGTATTTTAGGTTGGTAACTTCTGCATCATTTATTGATGTCAAAAATAATGTGAATATTTGCTACAGAATTTTTGTTAATAATGGAGGAATGACTATGTCGTATATGAATATTAAAGAACATTCTACACATTATTAGCTTATTGAAGATCAAATGGGCATTAAAATTGCGATAATTTTATAATACTCttgtattttttcattaaacttttgtactttcttaAGCAGATTGATTGCCAACATGTCATTCTGAAATATATAATATTAGCCAAAGAAAGATTTATTTTCATGCTACTTACTTTCCGTCCAAATGTACATACTAAAAATTTTGATCAAGTTTGGCGTTGACGCTTTGATCGTAATAGTTTATATTATGTGTAGGAAGAATTATTGTCCTGTCCAACAGCATTGGCGATAGATTCTGGGGTCATCATAGCCGTATGGAGTTGTTAGGCATATTTTCAAGACAATGTGTACGGCAGTCATGTCCATTAGTGTGTTCCTGCCGAGTTGGCTCCACTGGCTGTTCTTTATCAGACCAATACCTTCGTACGTTGCAATGGATAGGAACCAGCGGTACAGATTTGCCGAAAGGATAATACGCTTCTTACCGAAAGTGGCTACAAACCGCGGCATGCAGTAAGGTGAAAGGAGCTAAAATTTAGcaagaaattaattataaagcTAGCAGCGTACGTGTCTGATGTATGTAAATTTGATTGGTGTTATCTCATTTGCATATAATTGAGCGTATTACGTATGTATAAACCTTTTGTTCGGCGGTGTTGATGGCTTGCGTGAAGGTGCTTGAATCTTGTTCACACACCAGTGGTGCAGAAAATGGTTAGACCTTTTTGCATTGAACGAACGGCTACGCGTTCAACCATGGTGCATCTAGCGATAAACGCGTGGCCGTTATTTGAGCCAACGCTTCAATGACGGATGGTACGAGAGCAATTTGAAAgtattcaaatttaatacgAAACGGATACAACTATATATTGCGAGTTACTATTAACTGAGGGCCCATTAAAATTGATATATCGATAGTTTGCAGGATCGGCACAATCAAGAATCTTTCGTTATAAGAATATGCATTATAGCGTGAGTAAGATACGTTGTAAATTATGATGAGAAGTCCGGCTTTCAACAGTGCAGTGCTTTATGGGTATTGTAGGGTAAAAGTGTGTGTTCGAGCCTAATGTCCAGAAATAAgaa
Protein-coding sequences here:
- the LOC128303471 gene encoding proliferating cell nuclear antigen; this encodes MFEARLNASNVLKKVLDAIKDLLNEATFDCSDSGIQLQAMDNSHVSLVSLSLRSDGFDKYRCDRNLSMGMNLANMAKIMKCANNDDTLTMKAQDNADTVTFMFESQNQEKVSDYEMKLMNLDQEHLGIPETDYACVVRMPAMEFARICRDLSQFGESVVISCTKEGVKFSASGDAGSANIKLAQTSTVDKEEESVIIEMQEPVTLTFACRYLNSFTKATPLCNQVQLSMSADVPLVVEYRIPDLGHIRYYLAPKIEDDEN